From a region of the Solanum stenotomum isolate F172 chromosome 2, ASM1918654v1, whole genome shotgun sequence genome:
- the LOC125855509 gene encoding zeatin O-glucosyltransferase-like isoform X2: MTQTQPGEDPTEVQNSSLSLSMYSCENLPNHEVTIVMVPFPAQGHLNQLLQLSCLISSYGLPVYYVCSATHNRQARIRTNALNPSDIAKVHFHDLPTPEFDSPSPDFNALSKFLSHLQPSWDASMLLREPIASFLGDISSKAKRVIVVHDLLMSYNVQDVSSLPNVESYVFNCISVFTSFCLQSLSGGRMSIQHEEELLKKLPSLEGIATDEARNFSASQRRYMDIRSGDIYNTSKVIEGKFLDLLAQVASDQNKKNWAIGPVLPTKLDRISNRENICLDWLNKQPPRSVLYVSFGTTTSFSDREIKELAMGLEQSKQRFVWVLRDADRGDIFTEEARKVELPEGFEERVNGVGLVVREWAPQPEILAHSSIGGFMSHCGWNSCIESITMGVPIAAWPMHSDQPMTGFLVTEVLKIGLIVREWEKREELVNASTIENVVTKLMALEEGNVIRKRAEELGEAVRQSTEKGGTSQIELDSFIAHITR; this comes from the coding sequence GTCATCTTAACCAACTTCTCCAACTTTCATGTTTGATCTCCTCCTATGGTCTTCCTGTCTACTATGTTTGTTCAGCCACACATAATCGTCAAGCCAGGATTCGAACTAACGCGTTAAATCCTTCAGACATAGCCAAAGTTCACTTCCATGACCTTCCAACTCCTGAATTTGACTCACCATCACCTGACTTTAATGCCTTGAGCAAATTCCTATCACATCTTCAACCATCGTGGGATGCTTCTATGCTTCTTCGCGAGCCTATTGCTTCTTTCTTAGGCGATATTTCATCAAAAGCAAAACGGGTCATTGTTGTTCATGATCTTTTAATGTCCTATAATGTTCAGGATGTTTCTTCTTTGCCCAATGTGGAATCCTATGTATTTAACTGCATTTCAGTTTTCACTTCATTCTGTTTGCAAAGCTTATCGGGTGGCAGGATGTCTATACAACATGAAGAAGAATTGCTTAAAAAGCTACCCTCCCTTGAAGGAATTGCTACAGATGAAGCCAGGAACTTTTCAGCTTCTCAGCGTCGGTATATGGATATTAGATCAGGTGATATCTATAATACAAGCAAAGTAATTGAAGGTAAGTTTCTTGATTTGTTGGCACAAGTAGCAAGTGATCAGAACAAGAAAAATTGGGCAATTGGACCAGTTTTGCCTACTAAACTAGATCGTATCTCGAATAGGGAGAATAtatgtttggattggcttaacaAACAACCTCCAAGATCAGTTCTTTATGTATCTTTTGGAACAACAACTTCATTTTCCGATAGAGAAATCAAGGAACTCGCGATGGGATTAGAGCAGAGTAAACAGAGGTTTGTATGGGTGTTGAGAGACGCCGATAGAGGAGATATCTTTACTGAGGAAGCTAGGAAAGTTGAGTTGCCTGAAGGGTTTGAGGAAAGAGTAAATGGGGTCGGGTTAGTGGTAAGAGAATGGGCACCACAACCAGAAATATTGGCTCATTCGTCTATAGGCGGGTTCATGAGTCATTGTGGATGGAATTCTTGTATAGAGAGTATTACTATGGGGGTGCCTATAGCTGCTTGGCCTATGCACTCTGATCAACCAATGACTGGTTTCTTGGTGACGGAAGTGTTAAAAATAGGCCTGATTGTGAGGGAGTGGGAGAAACGCGAGGAGTTGGTGAATGCATCCACTATTGAGAATGTCGTGACGAAGTTGATGGCATTAGAAGAAGGCAATGTGATTAGAAAAAGAGCTGAAGAATTGGGAGAAGCTGTAAGGCAGTCCACAGAGAAAGGGGGTACTTCTCAAATAGAGTTGGATTCTTTCATCGCGCATATCACAAGATAG